DNA from Rhizobacter sp. J219:
GGCTCGACCTACGGCCGGGTGCGCGCCATGCTCGACGAAAACGGCAAGAACGCGGCCGAAGCCGGTCCGTCGCTGCCGGTCGAGATCCAGGGCCTGACCGACGTGCCGCAAGCCGGTGACGAATTCATGGTGCTGGCCGACGAGCGCCGCGCCCGTGAAATCGCAACCTTCCGCCAGGGCAAGTACCGCGACGTGAAGCTGGCCAAGCAGCAGGCCGCCAAGCTGGAGAACATGTTCGAGAACATGGGCGAAGGCCAGGCGCAGACGCTGCCGCTCATCATCAAGGCCGACGTGCAGGGCTCGCAGGAAGCGCTGGCCCAGTCGCTGCTCAAGCTGTCGACCGCCGAAGTCAAGGTGCAGATCGTGCACGCGGCGGTGGGTGGCATCAGCGAATCCGACATCAACCTCGCGATCGCGTCGAAGGCGGTGCTCATCGGCTTCAACACGCGGGCCGATGCCGGCGCGCGCAAGCTGGCCGAGCACAACGGCGTGGACATCCGCTACTACAACATCATCTACGACGCCGTGGACGACGTGAAGGCGGCAATGACCGGCATGCTGGCGCCCGAGCAGCGCGAGGAAGTCATCGGCACGGCCGAGATCCGCACGGTGTTCGTTGCATCCAAGATCGGCACGGTGGCCGGCTCGATGGTCACCGCAGGCATCGTGCGCCGCAACGCGCGCTTCCGCCTGCTGCGCGACAACGTGGTGGTCTACACCGGTGAAGTCGAATCCGTGCGCCGCATCAAGGACGATGTGCGCGAGGTGGCAGCCGGCTTCGAGTGCGGTATCAAGCTCAAGAACTACAACGACATCAAGGAAGGCGATCAGCTCGAGTTCTTCGAGCTGAAAGAGGTGGCAAGAACGCTGTAAGGCGGATTTGCACTCGACCCGCAAACCCCGCCTTCCGACAAGGCGGGGTTTGTGCTTTCAGGAGTACCCCGATGCGACACAAACGATCCATCCCCAACCGCGGTTTCCGCATCGCCGACCAGATCCAGCGCGACCTGTCGGAGCTGATCCGCGAGCTGAAGGACCCCCGCATCGGCATGGTCACCCTGCAGGCCGTGGAGGTGTCGCCCGACTACGCTCACGCCAAGGTGTACTTTTCGGTGCTGGTTGGTGACGTGGCGGAGTGCGAAGCTGCGCTGAACGAAGCGGCAGGCTTCCTGCGCAACGGCCTTTTCAAGCGCCTGCAAATCCACACCGTGCCGACGCTGCATTTCCAGTTCGACCGGACCACGGAACGTGCTGCCGAGTTGAGCGCCTTGATCCAGCAGGCGAATTCCACACGGGCCAAGGAAGACTGAGTCGATGCAGCCGCAACGCGTCCGAATCCCCAAGCGCGCCGTCCACGGCGTGCTGCTGCTCGACAAGCCACTTGGCCTGTCGAGCAACGACGCATTGCAGAAAGCCAAGCGCCTCTACCGTGCCGAAAAGGCCGGCCACACCGGCACGCTCGACCCGCTGGCGACCGGCTTGTTGCCCCTGTGCTTCGGCGCGGCCACCAAGTTCTCGCAGGTGAGCCTGGATGCTGACAAACGCTACACCGCCACGCTGAAGCTCGGCGAGACCACGACGACGGCCGATGCCGAAGGCGCGGTGACGAAGAGACGCGAGGTCAGCGTGACCCGCGAGCAGATCGAAACCGCCTGCCGCCGTTTCACCGGCGCCATCGACCAAGTGCCGCCGATGCACTCGGCCCTGAAGAAAGACGGCAAGGCGCTCTATGAATACGCCCGCGCCGGCCAGGATGTCGAGCGCGAGCCCCGCACCATCACGATTCACCGCATCGACATCCTCGACTGGCAGCATGACCGCCTGGTGATCGACGTCCGTTGCAGCAAGGGCACTTACATCCGTACGCTGGCCGAAGACATCGGCGAGGCGCTCGGCTGTGGCGCGCATTTGTCCGCATTGCGGCGCACCGGCAGTGGCCCCTTGACGCTCATAGGCGCCGTGAGCCTGGAACAATTGACGGCCCAGACCGAGGCCGAGCGCGACGCGCTGCTGCAGCCCGCCGACACGCTGCTCGCCGACTGTCCTCTGGTGCGGCTGAACGATGAAGACGCCGGCCGCTTTCTGAGTGGCGTGCGCCGCCGCACCCCGCTGGCAGATGCGAAACAGGTGCGTGTCTACGGCCCGCAGCCCACGGCGTTTCTCGGCAGCGGCCACATCGCCGCCGGCGAACTGATTTCAACGCGGCTTTTGAGTCCGCTGGAGGTGCAGGGCCTCCTCAACACCCATCCTGCGCAAGAGAGCTACTCATGACAAGACAGATCCGCAACATCGCCATCATCGCCCACGTGGACCATGGCAAGACCACGATGGTGGACCAGCTGCTTCGCCAGTCCGGCACCTTCGCCGAACACGAAAAAGTGGTCGACACCGTGATGGACAACAACGCCATCGAACGCGAGCGTGGCATCACCATCCTGGCGAAGAACTGCGCGGTCAGCTGGCAGGGCACCCACATCAACATCGTCGACACCCCGGGGCACGCCGACTTCGGCGGCGAGGTCGAGCGGGCGCTGTCGATGGTCGACGGCGTGGTGTTGCTGATCGACGCCCAGGAAGGCCCGATGCCGCAGACGCGCTTCGTGACCAAGAAGGCGCTCGCGCTCGGCCTCAAGCCCATCGTGGTCGTCAACAAGGTCGACAAGCCCGGCGCCAAGCCCGACGCGGTGATCAACGCCGCCTTCGACCTCTTCGACAAGCTCGGCGCCAACGACGAGCAGCTCGACTTCCCGGTCGTCTACGCCTCCGGCATCAACGGCTGGACCTCGCTGACCGAAGGCGCGCCCGGCGAGCAGTGGGGCCCCGACATGTCGGCGCTCTTCGACACCATCTTGAAGCACGTGCCACCGAACGCCGGCAACCCCGAGGCGCCGCTGCAGCTGCAGATCTCGGCGCTGGACTTCTCGTCTTTCGTCGGCCGCATCGGTGTGGGCCGCATCAGCCAGGGCACGCTGAAGCCCGCGATGGACGTGCTCGTGATGGAAGGCCCCGACGGCAAGTCGGCCAAGGGCCGCGTCAACCAGGTGCTGACCTTCCAGGGCCTCGACCGAGTGCAGGTCACCGAAGCCGGCCCCGGCGACATCGTGCTGATCAACGGCATCGAAGACATCGGCATCGGCGTCACCGTGACCAGCCCCACCGACCCGGCCCCGCTGCCCATGCTGAAGGTCGACGAGCCCACGCTGACGATGAACTTCTGCGTGAACACGAGCCCGCTCGCCGGCCGCGAAGGCAAGTTCGTCACCAGCCGCCAGATCTGGGACCGCCTGCAAAAGGAACTGCAGCACAACGTCGCCCTGCGCGTGAAGGAGACCGACGAAGACGGCATCTTCGAGGTCTCGGGCCGTGGCGAACTGCACCTGACCATCCTGCTGGAGAACATGCGCCGCGAGGGCTACGAGCTGGCCGTGAGCAAGCCGCGCGTGGTGTTCAAGGAAATCAACGGCGAGAAGTGCGAGCCCATCGAGCTCGTGACCGCCGACGTGGAAGAGCAGCACCAGGGCGGCGTGATGCAGGCGCTCGGCGAGCGCAAGGGCGAGATGGTCAACATGGAGCCGGACGGCCGTGGCCGCGTGCGCCTCGAGTACCGCATTCCGGCGCGTGGCCTGATCGGCTTCAGCAACGAGTTCATGAACCTGACCCGCGGCTCGGGCCTCATCAGCAACATCTTCGACGGCTACGAGCCGCACAAGGGCGAGATCGGGGGCCGCAAGAACGGCGTGTTGATCTCCATGGACGACGGCGAGATCTTCACCTACGCGCTTGGCAAGCTGGATGACCGCGGCCGCATGTTCGTGAAGGCCAACGACCCGGTGTACGAGGGCATGATCGTCGGCATCCACAACCGCGACAACGACCTCGTGGTCAACGCCACGCGCACCAAGCAGCTCACCAACTTCCGCGTGTCCGGCAAGGAAGACGCGATCAAGATCACGCCGCCGATCGACCTCACGCTGGAATACGGCGTCGAGTTCATCGACGACGACGAGCTGGTCGAGATCACGCCCAAGTCGATCCGCGTGCGCAAGCGTTACCTCAAGGAACACGAGCGCAAGCGCGCTTCGCGCGAAGCTGCCTAAGGCCTCGCGACGGATGCGGCTCACCCACGGCCGCGCGGCCGCGCTGATGGTGCTGGTGACGCTCCTGTGGAGCATCGCCGGCGTCGTCACCCGCCACCTGGACGCAGCCGCCAGCTTCGAAGTCACCTTCTGGCGCAGTGCATTCAATGCGCTGGGCCTCGGGATCGCGCTGCACTGGATGCGCGGACCGGCGCTCTGGCGCGGGCTCGCGCACTCGCCGTGGCCGGTGTGGGTGTCCGGCTTGTGCTGGTCGGTCATGTTCACCGCCTTCATGGTGGCGCTCACGCTCACCCGCGTGGCCAACGTGCTCGTGACGATGGCGCTCGGGCCGTTGATCACGGCGCTCTTCGCGCGACTCTTCCTTCACCACAAGCTCGCGCTGCGCACCTGGGCGGCGATCGTGGTCGCGGGCGCGGGCATCGGCTGGATGTTCAGCCAGGGGGCCAGTGCCAACGAGGCCGGGGCGCTTGCGGGCATCGTCGTGGCGTTAGCGGTGCCGGTGGCCGCGGCGATCAACTGGACGGTGCTGCAGCACGTGAGCCACGGCAACGACGAGGCCCACGACATGCTCCCGGCAGTGCTGATCGGCGCCGTGATCTCGTCGCTCGTCACGCTGCCGCTGGCCGCGCCCTTCAAGGCCACGCCGCATGACGTGGCACTGCTCGGCATGTTGGGCGTGGTGCAACTCGCGATTCCTTGCCTGCTGGTCGTGCGCCTCAGCCGTGTGCTGCCGGCGCCCGAACTCTCGCTGCTCGGCCTGCTGGAAGTGATCTTCGGCGTGCTGTGGGCCTGGTGGGGGGCTGGCGAAGCGCCGGGCACCACAGCGCTTACCGGCGGTGCGCTGGTGATCGGTGCGCTGGTGGCCAACGAACTGGTGGCCTTGCGGTCCTCGGCACGAGCTTCGGAGAAACGACGATGAGCGACAACACCGTCCTCGCGCAAGTGCGTGGGCAAGTCGGCGTGATCACGCTGAACCGCGCGCCGGCACTCAACGCGCTGTCGCTGTCGATGATTCGCCAGATCACTGCTGCCTTGCTCGAATGGCGCGATGACGCCGCCGTCACGGCAGTGCTGATGCGCGGCGCTGGCCGCGAGGGCAAGGCATCGGCGTTCTGCGCGGGCGGCGACATCCGCTTCTTCCACCAGGCGGCCCTCGCCGGCGACCCCGCGCTCGAAGACTTCTTCACCGAGGAGTACAGCCTCAACCACCTGGTGCACACCTACGGCAAGCCGACCGTCGTGCTGATGGACGGCATCACCATGGGCGGCGGCATGGGCCTGGCGCAGGGCTGCAGCCTGCGCGTCGTCACCGAGCACAGCAAGCTTGCGATGCCCGAGACGAACATCGGCCTCTTCCCTGACGTGGGAGGCGGTTGGTTCCTAGCCCGATGCCCGGGCCGCGTCGGCGAGTACCTCGCGCTCACCGGCCAGGTGCTCGGCGCGGCCGATGCGATCGAGGTCGGCCTGGCCGACGTGTTCCTGCCGGCCGCTGACCTGCCGGCGCTGCTGGAGTCGCTCACCGATCAGCCGATGGAGGCCGGCGAGCAGGTGCTGGCCGCCGTCCGTGCCCGGGGCCGGCCCGTGGGCACTGCCGCTTTGGACGTGCACCGTGCCTCGATCGACCGCCACTTTGCTGCCGCGTCCATGCCGGCTTTGGCCGCATCACTCGCCGCCGACGGCAGCGCCTGGTCGGCCGACACGTTGAGCGCCTTGCGCCAGCGCTCGCCCTTGATGATGGCCGTCACGCTCGAACAGGTGCGCCGTGCACGCGCGATGTCGCTGGCCGACGAGCTGCGCATGGAGCGTGGCCTGGTGCGCCGGTGTTTCCACCTGCGCCCGGGGGCTGCCAGCGAGACGGTGGAAGGCATCCGCGCCCTGGCGATCGACAAGGACCACCAGCCCCGCTGGCAGCCGGCCGCCATCGAAGACGTGACGCCGGCCCTGGTGGCGCCATTCTTCGAGAGCCCTTGGCCGGCACATGCGCATCCGCTGCGCGGCCTCGCCTGAGCGTCCCGCAGGCAAACCCCCTGCAGAACTAGAGGCACAGCCTCACGCAACCGACATGCCGGGTGGGTAGGATGGCCGCTTCGCGACCACGCCCCTGTCTGATGCCGCCTCCCGAATCCCACCCCGCCGACCCCAAGGCCCCCAACGCCTTGCTGTTGCTGATGGAGGGGCGTGCACCCTGGGAACTGGCGGCCGCCATCGCTGCCGCACCGTTCTACAACCGGCTGCCGCCCGGTGATGGCCACCCGGTGCTCGTCTTCCCCGGGCTCAGCGCGCCCGACATCACCACGCTGCCCCTGCGCACCTTCCTGCGCTCGCGCGGCTACACACCCTACGAGTGGGAGCAGGGCTTCAACCTCGGCCCGCGCGAGGGCGTGCTGGAGCGCTGCCGTGAGCGCACGGAGATCCTGGCGCAAAAGCACGGCGAAACGGTGAGCCTCGTCGGCTGGAGCCTCGGCGGCATCTACGCCCGCGAGATCGCGAAAGAAGTGCCGCAGCACACGCGCTGCGTCATCACGCTCGGCACGCCTTTCAGCGGCCACCCGCGCGCCAACAACGCCTGGCGCCTGTACGAATACCTGAGCGGCCACAAGCTGAGCGAAGCCGATCCGCTGATCGACCAGGTGCGCCAGGCCCCGCCGGTGCCCACCACCTCGGTGTATTCGCGCACCGATGGCGTGGTGTCGTGGCGCTGCAGCCTGAACGAAGCCTCGCCGCTGACGGAGAACATCGGCATCCACGCCAGCCACTTCGGCCTCGGCATGAACCCGCTCGCGCTCTACATCGTGGCCGATCGCCTGGCGCAGAAGCCCGGCGCGTGGCGGCCCTTCGAAGCCCCGAGCGCCGCCAGGTGGCTCTTCAAGACCACGCCGGGCGCAGCGGTATCCACCAAGCGCGTGCCGCGCTCCAGCTGATACGGTTCACAGTCGTCGCACCTCCAGGAGCCGACCGTGAACCCCAAGCCCACCCGAACAGAGCGCGACAGCATGGGCACCCTGGCCGTGCCGGCCGAGGCGCTTTATGGCGCGCAGACCCAGCGCGCGGTCGACAACTTTCCCATCAGCGGGCGCGGCATGCCGCCGGCGTTCATCCGCGCACTGGTGATGGTCAAGCAGGCGGCCGCGCAGGCGAACCGCAAGCTCGCGCAGATCCCCGAACCGCTGGCGACGGCGATCGACGCTGC
Protein-coding regions in this window:
- the rbfA gene encoding 30S ribosome-binding factor RbfA produces the protein MRHKRSIPNRGFRIADQIQRDLSELIRELKDPRIGMVTLQAVEVSPDYAHAKVYFSVLVGDVAECEAALNEAAGFLRNGLFKRLQIHTVPTLHFQFDRTTERAAELSALIQQANSTRAKED
- a CDS encoding enoyl-CoA hydratase/isomerase family protein, with protein sequence MSDNTVLAQVRGQVGVITLNRAPALNALSLSMIRQITAALLEWRDDAAVTAVLMRGAGREGKASAFCAGGDIRFFHQAALAGDPALEDFFTEEYSLNHLVHTYGKPTVVLMDGITMGGGMGLAQGCSLRVVTEHSKLAMPETNIGLFPDVGGGWFLARCPGRVGEYLALTGQVLGAADAIEVGLADVFLPAADLPALLESLTDQPMEAGEQVLAAVRARGRPVGTAALDVHRASIDRHFAAASMPALAASLAADGSAWSADTLSALRQRSPLMMAVTLEQVRRARAMSLADELRMERGLVRRCFHLRPGAASETVEGIRALAIDKDHQPRWQPAAIEDVTPALVAPFFESPWPAHAHPLRGLA
- the truB gene encoding tRNA pseudouridine(55) synthase TruB; amino-acid sequence: MQPQRVRIPKRAVHGVLLLDKPLGLSSNDALQKAKRLYRAEKAGHTGTLDPLATGLLPLCFGAATKFSQVSLDADKRYTATLKLGETTTTADAEGAVTKRREVSVTREQIETACRRFTGAIDQVPPMHSALKKDGKALYEYARAGQDVEREPRTITIHRIDILDWQHDRLVIDVRCSKGTYIRTLAEDIGEALGCGAHLSALRRTGSGPLTLIGAVSLEQLTAQTEAERDALLQPADTLLADCPLVRLNDEDAGRFLSGVRRRTPLADAKQVRVYGPQPTAFLGSGHIAAGELISTRLLSPLEVQGLLNTHPAQESYS
- the typA gene encoding translational GTPase TypA, with amino-acid sequence MTRQIRNIAIIAHVDHGKTTMVDQLLRQSGTFAEHEKVVDTVMDNNAIERERGITILAKNCAVSWQGTHINIVDTPGHADFGGEVERALSMVDGVVLLIDAQEGPMPQTRFVTKKALALGLKPIVVVNKVDKPGAKPDAVINAAFDLFDKLGANDEQLDFPVVYASGINGWTSLTEGAPGEQWGPDMSALFDTILKHVPPNAGNPEAPLQLQISALDFSSFVGRIGVGRISQGTLKPAMDVLVMEGPDGKSAKGRVNQVLTFQGLDRVQVTEAGPGDIVLINGIEDIGIGVTVTSPTDPAPLPMLKVDEPTLTMNFCVNTSPLAGREGKFVTSRQIWDRLQKELQHNVALRVKETDEDGIFEVSGRGELHLTILLENMRREGYELAVSKPRVVFKEINGEKCEPIELVTADVEEQHQGGVMQALGERKGEMVNMEPDGRGRVRLEYRIPARGLIGFSNEFMNLTRGSGLISNIFDGYEPHKGEIGGRKNGVLISMDDGEIFTYALGKLDDRGRMFVKANDPVYEGMIVGIHNRDNDLVVNATRTKQLTNFRVSGKEDAIKITPPIDLTLEYGVEFIDDDELVEITPKSIRVRKRYLKEHERKRASREAA
- a CDS encoding alpha/beta fold hydrolase, which encodes MPPPESHPADPKAPNALLLLMEGRAPWELAAAIAAAPFYNRLPPGDGHPVLVFPGLSAPDITTLPLRTFLRSRGYTPYEWEQGFNLGPREGVLERCRERTEILAQKHGETVSLVGWSLGGIYAREIAKEVPQHTRCVITLGTPFSGHPRANNAWRLYEYLSGHKLSEADPLIDQVRQAPPVPTTSVYSRTDGVVSWRCSLNEASPLTENIGIHASHFGLGMNPLALYIVADRLAQKPGAWRPFEAPSAARWLFKTTPGAAVSTKRVPRSS
- a CDS encoding DMT family transporter; translation: MRLTHGRAAALMVLVTLLWSIAGVVTRHLDAAASFEVTFWRSAFNALGLGIALHWMRGPALWRGLAHSPWPVWVSGLCWSVMFTAFMVALTLTRVANVLVTMALGPLITALFARLFLHHKLALRTWAAIVVAGAGIGWMFSQGASANEAGALAGIVVALAVPVAAAINWTVLQHVSHGNDEAHDMLPAVLIGAVISSLVTLPLAAPFKATPHDVALLGMLGVVQLAIPCLLVVRLSRVLPAPELSLLGLLEVIFGVLWAWWGAGEAPGTTALTGGALVIGALVANELVALRSSARASEKRR